A single region of the Anaerococcus urinomassiliensis genome encodes:
- a CDS encoding V0D/AC39 family V-type ATPase subunit, giving the protein MRDVVVKAKAKMGKIPDNDLYLNLASYGDFDKKVDILSKAYPDIDYSREKVNLESNNFKRIFAEIKSIDYFLTGLESDFFNLYFSKYEILFLQEIIESLVNDNFAGNYLTFKSNPLSDNFVIDSKMDLESFIKSNQNSRYYRTLLPFLNKNMQAENLIFLTSNALMKFYYRSLLKLSKKLKEHKLVRNFLGEEINLLNFEMLYRLKNYYDLNDGDIFNYLIEGGNSFNGERLKELSLLSKDEFLEKMRSGKYRKVFASTDNIHKEIRKYELKLYKSEITKEESDILYVISAMNIIFISEENIEALMELDDSFNKDERLEYLIVR; this is encoded by the coding sequence ATGAGAGATGTAGTTGTTAAAGCAAAAGCTAAAATGGGAAAAATTCCCGATAATGATCTTTACTTAAATCTTGCAAGCTATGGTGACTTTGATAAAAAAGTTGATATACTTTCAAAAGCTTATCCCGACATTGATTACAGTAGGGAGAAAGTAAATCTTGAATCTAATAACTTTAAGAGGATTTTTGCAGAGATTAAAAGTATAGATTATTTTCTAACAGGTCTTGAAAGTGACTTCTTTAACCTATATTTTTCTAAATATGAGATTTTGTTTTTACAAGAGATTATTGAGTCTCTTGTGAATGACAATTTTGCTGGGAACTATCTGACTTTCAAATCAAATCCTCTATCTGATAATTTTGTTATAGATAGCAAGATGGATTTGGAATCTTTTATAAAGTCTAATCAAAATAGCAGATATTATAGGACCCTGCTACCATTTTTAAATAAAAATATGCAGGCTGAAAACTTGATATTTCTAACAAGTAATGCTCTTATGAAATTTTATTACAGATCTTTGTTAAAATTATCTAAGAAATTAAAAGAGCATAAACTTGTTAGGAATTTTTTGGGTGAAGAGATAAATCTACTAAATTTTGAAATGCTTTATAGGCTCAAGAACTACTATGACCTTAACGATGGTGATATTTTCAATTATCTAATCGAAGGTGGCAATAGTTTTAATGGAGAGAGATTAAAAGAACTTTCTCTTTTATCAAAAGATGAGTTTTTAGAAAAGATGAGATCGGGCAAATATAGGAAAGTCTTTGCAAGTACTGATAATATTCATAAAGAAATTAGAAAATATGAGCTGAAACTTTACAAAAGTGAAATAACTAAAGAAGAATCAGACATATTATATGTAATTTCTGCGATGAATATTATTTTTATTAGTGAAGAAAATATAGAAGCCCTCATGGAATTAGATGATAGTTTCAATAAAGATGAACGTTTAGAATATTTAATAGTGAGGTAA
- a CDS encoding V-type ATP synthase subunit I domain-containing protein, whose product MAVEKMYLVNMISNLDNLDNFLEDVIKIGEIEPVDAFNQVTNRTFNIRASAENVDITEDINKLSGFQKDDDGYNEKLVELKNSLNLADKKDGNLVDPQRVNEFYDRLKSLIKEKEELEEKSRQLNIYKENVDKLREYNIDIEKIQNLKFFDYRYGSVSEDGRFILKNNYENIPSLIIHLDNDVDRASLNAIEEIYALDETTNNLNDQTEKVLANERLNTRNVSLSLDQEYNKKTKEESEKIYNKIMEDANNKINSINADYQSKINFMDNIYKEHKGEVIDKIVDSLIEDKDFEM is encoded by the coding sequence ATGGCAGTTGAAAAAATGTATCTGGTAAATATGATATCTAACTTGGATAATTTGGATAACTTCCTAGAAGATGTTATTAAAATTGGTGAAATAGAACCAGTTGATGCCTTTAACCAAGTAACAAATAGGACATTTAACATACGTGCAAGCGCTGAGAATGTAGATATTACAGAAGATATCAATAAGCTATCAGGCTTTCAAAAAGACGATGATGGCTACAATGAGAAATTAGTTGAACTTAAAAATTCACTAAATCTAGCCGATAAAAAGGATGGTAATCTTGTAGATCCTCAAAGAGTTAACGAATTCTATGATAGGTTAAAGTCATTAATAAAAGAAAAAGAAGAGTTAGAAGAAAAATCTAGGCAACTAAACATTTACAAAGAAAATGTAGACAAATTAAGAGAATATAATATTGATATAGAGAAAATCCAAAATCTAAAATTTTTTGATTATAGATATGGTTCTGTATCTGAAGATGGCCGTTTCATATTAAAAAACAACTATGAAAATATTCCATCACTGATTATCCACTTAGATAATGATGTTGATAGGGCTAGTTTAAATGCTATAGAAGAAATCTATGCCCTAGATGAGACTACTAATAATCTAAATGATCAGACAGAAAAAGTTCTTGCAAATGAGAGATTAAATACAAGAAATGTATCTCTTTCTCTTGACCAAGAATACAACAAGAAGACAAAAGAAGAGTCAGAAAAAATCTATAATAAAATAATGGAAGATGCTAATAATAAAATCAATAGTATAAACGCTGACTACCAATCCAAAATAAACTTTATGGACAACATCTATAAAGAACACAAGGGTGAGGTTATTGATAAAATTGTCGATTCTCTAATTGAAGATAAAGATTTTGAGATGTAA
- a CDS encoding V-type ATP synthase subunit I yields MANRFNKPRINGQVYDEESYLLVYPKKVQEDISRTINSLGFVDKEISSKQDDYDIENELCVTKRDLENIDHKIDDLINAYKDIVNNISYNINYQNKAKNFEESMAYGEKYFYFSAQVPEKKLKELEDMADKYPDTRISNDDNSDFKVNSDKDNKKLSDEEDYLLIYPKKVRKDVSRSVNTLGFVNKDLPKDLLIKDIDEKQSQTNKRLDEINSQIEEVNRDYQDILGNISYSIEYEKKSDELKNNMAHGDSYFYLSGWVPESELNKLESLEDKYDDTIITTKDVDSVDEQPPTKLKNNKFVRPFEYMVNMYGAPNYDEIDPTPFFAITYMLLYGLMFGDLGQGLVFLALGFWLSKKNETFGAILKRIGISASIFGLMYGSFFGREDLIPALLIKPFDNIMTVLIASVVFGVTLMVISYIIGIYNKVHLQNNIEEGIFGKEGLAGLMMMSSFIIIVLAIVNVGPVPKNLGIVLLILSIVMMIFKQPIARKIEGNKRLYDQAKGDYYLEGSFSVIEALLSVFSNLVSFTRVGAFAINHVGLYMAFEVMAKLAGGGIKGFIILVVGNIFIIGLEGMIVGIQGLRLEFYEMFSKYYEGNGHLFRPISQRKIN; encoded by the coding sequence ATGGCAAATAGATTTAATAAGCCTAGAATTAATGGTCAGGTATATGATGAGGAGAGTTATCTATTAGTCTATCCAAAGAAAGTTCAAGAGGATATATCAAGAACAATTAATTCATTGGGTTTTGTAGATAAGGAAATTTCATCAAAACAAGATGACTATGATATAGAAAATGAATTATGTGTTACGAAAAGGGACCTAGAAAATATAGATCACAAAATTGATGATTTAATAAACGCTTATAAAGATATAGTTAATAACATATCTTATAACATCAATTATCAAAACAAGGCCAAGAATTTTGAAGAGTCTATGGCCTATGGTGAAAAATATTTCTACTTCTCAGCCCAGGTTCCTGAAAAAAAGTTAAAGGAATTAGAAGATATGGCAGACAAATATCCTGATACTAGGATAAGTAATGATGATAATTCTGATTTTAAAGTAAATTCTGACAAAGATAATAAAAAACTTTCAGATGAAGAAGATTACTTATTAATTTATCCTAAAAAGGTAAGAAAGGATGTATCAAGGTCTGTAAATACTTTGGGTTTTGTTAATAAAGACCTGCCTAAAGATTTGCTGATCAAAGATATTGATGAAAAACAAAGTCAAACTAATAAAAGACTTGATGAAATAAATAGTCAGATAGAAGAAGTCAATAGAGATTATCAAGATATTTTGGGTAATATTTCCTATTCTATTGAGTATGAGAAAAAATCTGACGAATTGAAAAACAATATGGCTCATGGTGATTCGTATTTCTACTTATCCGGATGGGTACCAGAAAGCGAACTAAATAAGCTTGAAAGCTTAGAAGATAAGTATGATGATACCATTATCACAACAAAGGATGTGGATAGTGTAGACGAACAACCGCCTACTAAACTTAAAAACAATAAGTTTGTAAGACCTTTTGAATATATGGTCAATATGTACGGCGCTCCAAACTATGATGAGATTGACCCGACTCCATTTTTTGCAATAACATATATGTTATTATATGGGCTAATGTTTGGTGACCTTGGTCAAGGTTTAGTTTTCCTAGCACTTGGCTTTTGGTTATCAAAGAAAAATGAGACATTTGGAGCAATACTCAAAAGAATTGGTATATCAGCATCCATTTTTGGACTTATGTATGGATCGTTTTTTGGTAGAGAGGATTTGATTCCTGCCCTGCTTATAAAACCCTTTGATAACATCATGACAGTTCTAATAGCATCAGTTGTCTTTGGTGTAACTTTAATGGTGATTTCATATATAATTGGTATTTATAACAAAGTACATCTTCAAAATAATATTGAAGAAGGAATCTTTGGTAAAGAAGGTCTTGCAGGACTTATGATGATGTCATCATTTATCATAATAGTTCTTGCGATTGTAAATGTAGGTCCAGTTCCAAAAAATCTTGGTATAGTCTTACTTATACTTTCAATAGTTATGATGATATTTAAGCAACCTATAGCAAGAAAGATAGAAGGAAACAAGAGGCTATATGACCAAGCAAAGGGAGATTACTATCTTGAAGGTTCATTTTCTGTGATAGAAGCTTTGCTTTCAGTATTTTCAAATCTTGTATCATTTACAAGAGTTGGAGCCTTTGCAATAAATCACGTAGGTTTATATATGGCTTTTGAAGTTATGGCAAAACTTGCTGGTGGTGGCATCAAGGGATTTATAATATTAGTCGTAGGAAATATATTTATAATCGGCCTAGAAGGCATGATCGTTGGTATCCAAGGATTAAGACTAGAATTTTACGAAATGTTTAGCAAGTATTATGAAGGAAATGGTCATTTATTTAGGCCAATCAGTCAAAGAAAAATTAACTAG
- a CDS encoding ATP synthase subunit C, which produces MIKNIGFLALAVVVITIYSGLYLLKNNEDASKDKIRKALKINLFTFVPVMAMIVVLLLPANSSAAADAAGTAASSADGLKYIGAALSTGLATIGTGFAVGNVGSAALGAISEDQSILGRTIIFVGLAEGIAIFGVIISIMILNA; this is translated from the coding sequence ATGATAAAAAATATTGGATTTTTAGCACTAGCTGTAGTAGTAATTACAATTTACTCAGGTTTATATTTATTAAAAAATAATGAAGATGCCTCAAAAGATAAAATTAGAAAAGCACTTAAAATTAATTTGTTCACTTTTGTTCCAGTAATGGCAATGATAGTAGTATTACTATTGCCAGCAAACTCATCAGCGGCAGCTGACGCAGCAGGTACTGCAGCAAGTAGTGCTGATGGACTAAAATACATTGGTGCTGCACTATCAACAGGTCTAGCTACTATTGGTACAGGATTTGCAGTAGGTAATGTAGGTTCTGCAGCACTTGGAGCAATTTCTGAAGACCAATCTATCCTAGGTCGTACAATTATCTTCGTAGGTCTAGCAGAAGGTATCGCTATTTTTGGTGTTATCATCTCAATCATGATTCTTAACGCTTAA
- a CDS encoding V-type ATP synthase subunit F, with product MKARILSNDPSLIVMFRLGSIEGIQTSTYEQAKEKFYDSIKEDDLAVLILTKTVESWLIKEVKEHKESESIPLIVVIDG from the coding sequence ATGAAAGCAAGAATATTATCTAACGACCCAAGTCTTATTGTAATGTTTAGGCTTGGGTCTATTGAAGGGATACAAACTTCTACTTATGAACAAGCCAAAGAAAAGTTTTATGATTCAATAAAAGAAGATGACCTTGCAGTCTTGATTCTTACAAAAACTGTTGAAAGCTGGCTTATAAAAGAAGTAAAAGAGCACAAAGAAAGTGAAAGTATTCCTTTGATTGTTGTAATAGATGGTTAA
- a CDS encoding V-type ATP synthase subunit E, producing the protein MLDLNAKLSTFRKMVWDEEKAKSEKELYNSTHINSSQIDEKKDNLEKDLKKTLESRKSFAQIRGNEKISKLEEEQKTNFYSHKEYLLNDMVSEIKNKLKEYTKTEDYKKILKENIEKALKDLDEDSSDFTILVKEADKDILSYPNLGTMDDKYIGGFILKANDGSYQYNRTYLARIEDNKYGIGRTLYKLFERESFNESKN; encoded by the coding sequence ATGCTCGATTTAAATGCCAAACTCTCAACCTTTAGAAAAATGGTTTGGGATGAGGAAAAAGCAAAAAGTGAAAAAGAATTATATAATTCTACTCATATAAATAGTTCACAAATTGATGAAAAGAAAGATAATCTAGAAAAAGATTTGAAAAAGACCTTAGAATCTAGAAAATCTTTTGCACAAATTCGTGGCAATGAAAAAATTTCAAAATTAGAAGAAGAGCAAAAAACTAATTTTTATTCTCATAAGGAGTATCTATTAAATGATATGGTTAGTGAGATTAAGAATAAGCTTAAAGAATATACAAAAACAGAAGATTACAAAAAAATCCTAAAAGAAAATATTGAAAAAGCACTAAAAGACCTAGATGAAGATTCTAGTGACTTTACAATACTTGTAAAGGAAGCTGACAAAGATATATTGTCTTATCCTAATCTTGGAACAATGGATGATAAATATATCGGAGGCTTTATCCTCAAGGCTAATGATGGTTCTTACCAATATAATAGGACATATTTGGCAAGAATAGAAGATAATAAGTATGGAATAGGAAGAACTTTGTACAAGCTGTTTGAAAGAGAGAGTTTTAATGAATCCAAAAATTAA
- a CDS encoding V-type ATP synthase subunit A encodes MNPKIKTINGPVVVAKDASSLKIREMVSVGSLKLIGEVISVEGDFATIEVYEDTSGLKAGEEVISTGRPLSVRLGPGLLKNMFDGIERPLEKIQDKNGAFIPSGIGFENLDEDKDWEVEIKVAVGDKLHVGDIYATIMETKTIEHRLMSTFDGTVKEVKPSGTYKIEDTVVILDTNDGEKELKLYQYWPVRNPRPVKKVRPLELLLNTGQRVLDVFFPVAKGGTVAIPGGFGTGKTMLQHQFAQYADADIIIYIGCGERGNEMTQVLEEFPELIDPNTGYGLMERTILIANTSNMPVAAREASIYTGITIAEYFRDMGYHVALMADSTSRWAEALREISGRLEEIPAEEGYPAYLGSRLSQFYERAGYFTNLNGSEGSVTLIGAVSPSGGDFSEPVTENTRRSVNVFLGLDRKLAYSRHYPAINWMTSYSNYLDTMRAYYQENTGIDIISIRNELMNVLLQEDEVRSILMLVGQDALSDSQKNTLDVAELIRVGFLQQNAYNDTDKYVPLEKQIKMLEVIKNYYNYSKDAIKKGIQYKNLYNPDLINDITQMKYTIKNDDLDKFVDLNNKIESHFVNLKGGINA; translated from the coding sequence ATGAATCCAAAAATTAAAACAATAAATGGACCAGTAGTAGTAGCTAAAGATGCCAGCAGCCTTAAAATTCGTGAGATGGTATCTGTAGGAAGTTTAAAACTTATTGGTGAAGTAATTTCAGTTGAAGGTGATTTTGCAACAATAGAAGTATACGAAGATACTTCTGGTCTTAAAGCAGGAGAAGAAGTAATTTCAACAGGTAGACCCCTATCTGTAAGACTTGGTCCTGGTCTTTTGAAAAATATGTTTGATGGTATAGAAAGACCTCTTGAAAAAATTCAAGATAAAAATGGAGCTTTTATACCTTCAGGTATTGGTTTTGAAAACCTAGACGAAGATAAAGATTGGGAAGTTGAAATTAAAGTAGCTGTGGGTGATAAGCTTCATGTTGGAGATATCTATGCTACTATAATGGAAACAAAAACAATAGAACATAGGCTTATGAGTACTTTCGATGGTACAGTCAAAGAAGTAAAACCATCAGGAACATATAAGATTGAAGATACTGTAGTAATATTGGATACAAATGATGGCGAGAAGGAATTAAAACTATACCAGTACTGGCCAGTAAGAAATCCTAGACCAGTTAAAAAAGTTCGTCCATTAGAATTACTTTTAAATACTGGACAAAGAGTACTTGATGTATTCTTCCCAGTTGCCAAGGGTGGTACTGTAGCTATTCCTGGAGGATTTGGTACAGGAAAAACCATGCTCCAACACCAATTTGCCCAATATGCAGATGCTGATATTATTATCTACATTGGCTGCGGTGAACGTGGAAATGAGATGACCCAGGTACTTGAAGAATTCCCTGAGCTAATAGACCCAAATACAGGCTATGGTCTAATGGAACGTACAATTCTTATTGCAAACACTTCAAATATGCCAGTAGCAGCCCGTGAAGCTTCTATATATACAGGTATCACTATTGCAGAATACTTTAGGGATATGGGCTACCACGTTGCCCTTATGGCCGATTCCACATCTAGGTGGGCTGAGGCCCTTCGTGAAATATCTGGACGTCTAGAAGAAATTCCAGCAGAAGAAGGCTATCCGGCATATCTAGGAAGTCGTCTTTCACAATTTTATGAAAGAGCGGGTTACTTTACAAATCTAAATGGATCCGAAGGTTCAGTTACTTTAATAGGTGCAGTTTCTCCATCTGGTGGTGACTTCTCAGAACCAGTAACAGAAAATACTCGTAGGTCAGTAAACGTGTTTTTAGGTCTTGATAGAAAACTTGCCTATTCACGTCACTACCCAGCTATCAACTGGATGACATCTTACTCAAACTACCTAGATACAATGAGAGCCTACTATCAAGAGAACACAGGAATAGATATTATCTCTATAAGAAATGAGCTAATGAATGTTCTTTTGCAAGAAGATGAAGTAAGATCAATTCTTATGCTTGTAGGTCAAGATGCCCTATCTGATAGTCAAAAAAATACCCTTGATGTGGCAGAACTTATTAGAGTAGGATTCTTGCAACAAAATGCCTACAATGATACAGATAAGTACGTACCATTAGAAAAACAAATAAAAATGCTTGAAGTGATCAAGAATTATTACAATTACTCAAAAGATGCCATCAAAAAAGGTATCCAATACAAGAACTTGTACAATCCAGATTTGATCAATGATATCACACAGATGAAATATACAATCAAAAATGATGATTTAGACAAATTTGTAGACTTAAATAACAAAATTGAATCTCATTTTGTGAATTTAAAAGGAGGAATTAATGCGTAA
- a CDS encoding V-type ATP synthase subunit B — translation MRKEYTKVKRIESSIIEIEKVADIAYNAVVSVHALGMDFVGQVVKIDDDTISIEVFGNTQDFSLDDIVIKFEEKPLAIPLNENILGRTFNGLARPIDNGGEVYAEKTCPVEGEPLNPVAREYPRDFIQTGISAIDTLTTLIRGQKLPIFSGYGLSHNQIAAQIVRQAKLKTDEDFAFVFAAMGIKKDEAMFFEDAFNKAGVRDKVVMYQNLADSPIMERLIAPKCALTAAEYLAYEKGYHVLVIITDMTSYSEALREVSSIRQEVPSRKGYPGYLYSDLATLYERAGMIRGTKGSVTLIPILTMPNDDITHPVPDLTGYITEGQIVIDRGLFNKGIYPPINVLPSLSRLMKDGIGEGYTRADHEDLMNQIYESYSHVGEVRNIAQIVGEDDLSDIDKKYLEFGDEFERRFLSQDPTENRELDQSLDLGWEILNILPRTELHRVSPENLDKFIGK, via the coding sequence ATGCGTAAGGAATATACCAAAGTAAAAAGAATTGAATCCTCCATCATAGAAATAGAAAAAGTTGCTGATATTGCCTATAACGCTGTTGTGTCAGTTCATGCTTTAGGTATGGACTTTGTAGGTCAAGTTGTAAAAATAGATGATGATACTATTTCAATAGAAGTTTTTGGCAATACCCAAGATTTCTCCCTAGATGATATAGTAATCAAGTTTGAAGAGAAACCATTAGCAATACCACTTAATGAAAATATCTTGGGAAGAACCTTCAATGGACTAGCACGTCCTATAGACAATGGTGGGGAAGTATACGCAGAAAAAACCTGCCCAGTAGAAGGTGAACCACTAAACCCAGTTGCTCGTGAGTATCCAAGAGATTTTATCCAAACAGGTATATCAGCAATCGATACCCTAACAACTCTAATCCGTGGACAAAAACTACCGATATTTTCAGGCTATGGTCTTTCACATAACCAAATAGCAGCGCAAATTGTAAGACAAGCAAAGCTAAAAACTGACGAAGACTTTGCCTTTGTATTTGCAGCAATGGGAATCAAAAAAGACGAAGCTATGTTTTTTGAAGATGCATTTAACAAGGCTGGTGTCCGTGATAAGGTGGTAATGTATCAAAACCTTGCAGATAGCCCAATAATGGAACGTCTTATAGCTCCAAAATGCGCCCTAACTGCCGCAGAATATTTAGCCTACGAAAAGGGCTACCATGTTTTGGTAATAATTACAGATATGACTTCATATTCTGAAGCATTGCGTGAGGTTTCATCAATTAGACAAGAAGTTCCTTCTCGTAAGGGTTACCCAGGCTACCTTTATTCAGACCTTGCAACCCTATACGAAAGAGCTGGTATGATTCGTGGAACAAAGGGATCTGTTACCCTTATTCCAATATTAACTATGCCAAATGACGATATAACTCACCCAGTACCTGACCTTACAGGATATATAACAGAGGGACAAATAGTAATTGATAGAGGACTATTTAATAAGGGGATCTATCCACCAATCAATGTTCTTCCATCCTTATCCCGTCTTATGAAAGATGGTATTGGAGAAGGATATACCAGGGCGGACCACGAAGACTTAATGAACCAAATTTATGAGTCATATTCTCACGTTGGAGAAGTAAGAAATATAGCTCAAATAGTTGGCGAAGATGACCTATCAGATATTGATAAGAAGTATTTGGAATTCGGGGATGAGTTTGAAAGAAGATTCCTATCCCAAGATCCGACCGAGAATAGAGAGCTTGATCAAAGCTTAGATTTAGGTTGGGAAATCCTAAATATATTGCCAAGAACTGAACTACACAGGGTGAGTCCTGAAAATTTGGATAAGTTTATAGGTAAGTAG
- a CDS encoding V-type ATP synthase subunit D, whose translation MEIKSTAPTKANLIAAKDQLNLLNTGLDILDKSRKALIGAHDSKIKQRDELNTEVNETIERVSKNFKKAMVTMGEAKLNDIASLLPVDNSIKLKESEFMQTKVYDIDFTPQKLSLSYSFYETNETFDQAVLSFNELKSKILKLAELDTTINNLDRQIKKTSKKVNSLEKVQIPKLEDRIKEISSLIEEKEREEFSKTKMVKDRKLKENTEV comes from the coding sequence ATGGAAATAAAATCAACAGCCCCTACCAAGGCCAATTTGATTGCAGCCAAAGACCAATTAAACTTATTAAACACAGGACTTGATATCCTAGATAAGTCTAGAAAAGCTCTAATAGGAGCCCATGACTCTAAGATTAAGCAAAGAGATGAGCTAAACACAGAAGTAAATGAAACAATAGAAAGAGTTAGCAAAAACTTTAAAAAAGCTATGGTTACTATGGGAGAGGCAAAGCTAAATGATATAGCAAGCCTACTTCCAGTTGATAATAGCATCAAGCTTAAGGAAAGTGAGTTTATGCAGACAAAGGTCTATGACATAGATTTTACGCCTCAAAAGCTAAGCTTATCATATTCATTTTATGAAACAAACGAGACATTTGACCAAGCTGTACTATCGTTTAATGAGCTTAAAAGCAAAATTTTAAAATTAGCAGAACTTGATACGACTATAAATAACCTTGATAGGCAAATCAAAAAAACAAGTAAAAAAGTAAATTCCCTAGAAAAAGTTCAAATACCAAAACTAGAGGATAGAATAAAAGAAATATCTTCTTTAATCGAAGAAAAAGAAAGAGAAGAGTTCTCAAAAACGAAGATGGTTAAAGATAGGAAATTAAAAGAAAACACCGAAGTTTAA
- the rodA gene encoding rod shape-determining protein RodA: protein MFNLKKKNLKDLDILLLLATIGLCVYGLVVLYSAYGGDFAPIRTQLVSTIIGFLTIALICTMDLDVIKKSIWIVYGLSIFLLIITLIFGRGLDEWGAKSWVYIGSFSIQPSEIVKILLIFSFAAYLDKYKLSINEVKRLVITLAFVGLPIALILLQPDFGTAMVYIFFIAAMLFVAGISWKWILIFAAIGLTTGFIVLTNLSGYRADRIENFLNPTRDTSGSNWQQQQGMIAIGSGMFNGRGYMKGTQSQYGYIPEKETDFIFSVLAEEMGFLGAIILIVLFAIVILRLVAIAKNSQNTFISILVTGIAAMLFIHIFENIGMTIGLMPVTGIPLPFLSSGGTFQLICLAEIGLALSASMQKTMRDPDALDEEVISIIDPAKIAISKKRQIKTP from the coding sequence ATGTTTAATTTAAAAAAGAAGAATTTAAAAGATTTGGATATACTATTACTATTGGCAACCATTGGTCTTTGTGTCTATGGCTTGGTTGTATTGTATTCTGCTTATGGTGGAGATTTTGCACCAATAAGGACACAACTAGTATCGACTATAATTGGTTTTTTGACCATAGCCTTAATATGTACCATGGATTTAGATGTTATTAAAAAATCTATATGGATAGTCTATGGGCTTTCAATCTTTTTACTAATTATTACCTTGATTTTTGGTAGAGGACTTGATGAATGGGGTGCTAAATCATGGGTGTATATTGGATCATTTTCTATCCAACCATCTGAAATAGTTAAAATACTATTAATATTTTCCTTTGCAGCCTATCTTGATAAATATAAACTATCTATCAACGAAGTAAAAAGATTAGTGATAACCTTAGCTTTTGTAGGATTACCTATTGCTTTGATACTCCTACAACCTGACTTTGGTACAGCAATGGTATATATTTTTTTCATAGCTGCTATGCTTTTTGTAGCTGGTATTTCTTGGAAATGGATATTGATTTTTGCAGCTATTGGTCTTACAACAGGTTTTATAGTCTTGACAAATCTTTCTGGATATAGGGCTGATAGGATTGAAAACTTCCTAAACCCTACTAGAGATACATCAGGATCAAACTGGCAACAACAGCAAGGAATGATAGCTATAGGATCTGGAATGTTTAATGGAAGAGGATATATGAAAGGAACCCAATCCCAATACGGTTATATACCAGAAAAAGAAACAGACTTTATCTTTTCAGTTCTTGCTGAAGAAATGGGCTTCCTAGGTGCAATCATACTTATTGTTCTATTTGCTATTGTTATCTTAAGATTAGTGGCTATAGCAAAGAATTCTCAAAATACTTTTATAAGTATTCTAGTAACAGGAATAGCTGCCATGCTATTTATTCACATTTTTGAAAATATTGGAATGACTATTGGACTTATGCCTGTAACTGGTATTCCACTACCTTTCTTATCATCAGGTGGTACCTTCCAATTGATATGTTTGGCAGAAATCGGCCTTGCCTTATCAGCATCAATGCAAAAAACTATGAGAGACCCAGATGCCCTAGATGAAGAAGTTATTTCGATAATTGACCCAGCAAAAATTGCAATTTCTAAAAAAAGACAAATTAAAACACCGTAA
- the nth gene encoding endonuclease III produces MILEQQEIKEVLDILDELYPDTSNQFLNFTTPFEALIATMLSAQTTDIRVNAVTSELFKVANKPEDFCKMDIREIENWIKTVGIYKNKAKNIKKTCEILVKEYNSKVPNKKSELIKLPGVGNKTANVVLANAFDIPAFPVDTHVFRLSNRIGMADANNVEKTEKDLEKNVPREKWNITHKKLILHGRKVCKARKPLCESCDLNKLCLYYRSLND; encoded by the coding sequence ATTATTTTAGAGCAGCAAGAAATTAAAGAAGTTTTAGATATCCTAGATGAGCTTTATCCAGATACTTCTAATCAATTTTTAAATTTTACAACACCTTTTGAAGCTCTTATTGCTACAATGCTTTCAGCGCAAACTACCGATATTAGAGTTAATGCTGTAACAAGTGAGCTTTTTAAAGTTGCAAATAAGCCAGAAGATTTTTGTAAAATGGACATTAGAGAAATTGAAAATTGGATAAAAACAGTTGGGATATATAAAAATAAAGCAAAAAATATAAAGAAAACATGTGAAATACTAGTCAAAGAATACAATAGCAAAGTTCCAAATAAAAAAAGTGAACTTATAAAATTACCAGGTGTAGGAAACAAGACTGCCAATGTAGTTTTGGCCAATGCCTTTGATATACCAGCTTTTCCTGTAGATACTCATGTTTTTAGACTTTCAAATAGGATAGGAATGGCTGATGCCAACAATGTAGAGAAAACAGAGAAAGATCTAGAAAAAAATGTTCCAAGAGAAAAATGGAATATAACACACAAAAAGCTAATATTACATGGAAGAAAAGTATGCAAGGCTAGAAAACCTCTTTGTGAATCTTGTGATCTTAACAAACTTTGCTTGTATTATAGGAGTTTAAATGATTAA